In Clarias gariepinus isolate MV-2021 ecotype Netherlands chromosome 21, CGAR_prim_01v2, whole genome shotgun sequence, the sequence GACTTGAACAGCTTAACTTTGTGTTTCAGATTTAACATACATGTAGACTTTTAAACAGCTACTCTGTTACGTATCATTGTGATCCAGCACGTTTAGAATTTATGTATTAGTCGAAAAAAGCATTGCTGATTCTTTAAGTAAGCCAAATACTGTGTAGTTTCCcctttgtgccaccaaaacagcacTAACCCCTTAAAGCATGTCTCTACATGATCACTGAAGGTGTGCTAATGTTCTCCATATcagtttttctgtgtgtgttttacccaGAGGACAAGACAGTCTACTGCTAAAGATAAGGCAAAGAAAGATCCGCAGGCAAGTGAAGCTGAAGTTCGTCCAGCTGTTTGTCCAGACTCACTGGATCCAGCAAACCTTCTAGACACTTACTCTGAAAATCCTGAAGGTACTGTATGCAGATATAGTGTAGAAGGAGGAAAAATTATATTCTGTGTGTATTCTGTGTGTAATTATACGTGAGCATTAAACATGTAAGGTCAAGACATTACATGAGAAAAGTACCTTACTGTggtatctttttatttcttagcAAAGTCATCAGCTCAAATTTTGCCCCAAcaaagtggcaaaaaaaaaaaaggagataaTGATGGATCCTTTCCTCTTCAAGGACAAGCGTGTCCAGGATCTGACATTATATCTTGCCCAGACAGTGATCCCGACAGCGATATCACTGTGGATTACACTGAGACTCAATCATCATCACCTGAACACTGGGCTTTAAGTGCTACTCAGGATTTTTCTGGAGCCACATACCGTTAGTATGACCAGAACTGTCTCTGCAAACTGTAACTAATGTCTGcacttgtatttttttccatgtttgtgTTAACATGTTAATGCTTCTGTTAAGGGTTGATGTTAAAACATCattcataaaacaaaaataaacagttagAAAATACATCACAAAATATAATTGTGCATTGGTATTTGTCAGAATCAGAGTTATGTACTTCATATGATGCATCCTTTGTCGTTTCTACACTTACAATTTGCAAATGTACACCGAACAGCCTTAACATTAGCAATTCCAATCAAGTGAACAGATTACATTACATTGATTACCAATCATATATCAATGACCTGGTAGCAGGATCATGTGCATCCAAGGCTCTATTCCTGTAGGGATCAAAAGGCTAGTCTACTGTATGTGATcgaatcccacagaaaagcctgCGTAGCACATATTGAAAATAGAGttaatgctggctatgatagaaaggtacAGTATCATCAGTACATCATAGCTTGGTGTGTATGGTGATTAGCAGGCAAAAGAGTTTAAGGTTGTTGGTCCGTCCTCCACATtttcccagatctcaatctgattgagtatccatggaatgtgctggacaaacaattCTGATCCATGACTTCCCCACCTTGCGGTGTAGAGcatttaaaggatctgctgctaacatcctggtgccagataccacagcacaccttcagagatcATGTAAAAACATGCTTTGAGGGGTCAgtgctgttttggtggcacaaaggCGAAACTACACAGTACCTGgcttactcaatatttttactgAGTGTTATGGCCGATTGGTTTATGTTTTCAATGCTCAGCATAATTTTTCCAGTTATGAAAGAATAACGGGTGAGCCAGCTTTGCAATCTTGTTAGCTCCCTTTAAAtaatctactgtactgtacatttcaaaCAGTCTGGAAAGCTGCCACATTCACACACCCATggtctaatttaatttaagtgatTAGAAGGCTACTTTAGGTTTGGGTTATTAAACATATTCAGTTATTAGATCATATTGGTGAAGTATATTAGGTTTCATTTGAACATGTTGATGATTTTTAGGATTAGTTGGTGAGGCATTGAGGGGAACTGAGCACACTGTGAAAGAGGAGGTAATATCATgagtaataatataatattaacacaaatagtcctattttttttcaaattatttattctaatagttgaatatatatatatatatatatatatatatatatatatgtctatcTTTCAGAGTTTGGTTTCAGGTGCTAATAAAACAAACCCAAAACAACGAAAAAATTCTTGCAGAAACATCATTGATGAAGCAGTCTTGGATGGTTCTAGAAATGATCATGAACCTGTTCTTTTGGAGGATAGCAGTTCAGAAGTTGCCCCAAAAAAAATGCGAAGAATGAGAGTGGCAAGTGATCAAAACTTTTTAGATTACTTGCTCAACTTTGACCTGAACAACATCACTGTTGTAAATGATAGGACTAATGGAGCTGATCCACTGAACAAAAACAGATGTGAGAATTCCTCTCCCACTCCTGATGTTTGTAAAGATACATATCACTCACATGCTCAAATTAGCATGCATCAGCAATGCAGTATTCCGGTCCTTACATCTTGCCGAACTGAAGTCAGTAGCTCATGTGCAGATGAGGAAGTTTTATCCGCAGAAGAATCTTCTGAATCATGCGGATCTCAGTCTTTGCTTATAGGGCTTATTCATAACCAGGGACTCACCTGCAGTCCAGAGCCTCAGATGATAGGGCAATTAAAACTCCCCAATGAGCAGCTAAAACCTGATCATTCAATTAATCAGACAGTCACAAACCAGAGTTATCGTAAAGAatttcaacaaaaacaaacctctTTTTCAGCCATCACCTTTGACAGTAATGTTTTTGCCTCTAAATGCCCTAAAACCAATACAGATGATCTAAAAAGTGCTGCGTATGAAGTTCCTAAAGAAAAAATTCTCCCTGAATTGTTCCCAGTAGAACTTTATTGTCAGAGTAATGCCTCAGACAAatccatcaaacaacatcaggGTAAACAGGATGATAAAGTAATCCCATTAAGTTGTTGTCATTGCTCTGTCAGTTCTGCAGACATTCATGCCATTGTATGCAATGAGGGTCTCTGTAGTGGCAGATCACTATCAAGGGTACTTGACAGCATTCAAGCTGTTGCCTCAGAATTGCAAGCTAGATCTGTaggtaaagaaaaacaacttttagttAACGCGCCAAGCCGTAAAAGCCCAAAAGATGATGAAATCAATATTAATAGTAGTAGAAAGATTCCCCCAGAAGCTAATATTCCTACAGTGCCACCAGTATTCGAGCGTGCCAAAGATGATAATTCTGCCATTGTAAATGATGATGCCAAAAGTCCAGCCAATTCAGACAGCACTGTGTTTAAAGAGCAGGGCCACTTACATAATACTGACAAGGCTAGAGATGATGTGACAGTTCAAACAAGATTAAATCCAGCCCCAGTAGTCGGCACTTGTGAGGATGGGAGACGAGAGAAGCAGCATGACTCGTGTAAAACTGTTGACGAGCAAAGCAGGGGAGAACCAACAGAGAGCATAACTGATCCAGAGAACACAGAGAGCTCTGTCAGCATGTTGACCGACTTGTCCCAGAAGCCCTTATGTTTACTTCCAACACATGATAACAGTCAAGGTACAGAGAGTGCAGAACAAGACGGTCTTCAGAAAGCTGTGGATAATGAGGGGAGCTTAAGCCCTGCTACACTGAGCCAGTGCAAAAAGAACCGATCCAAACATAAACTCGGAAAACATACAAACCAGGCTGGTGTGTCTGATGCAGGTAACATTCACttaaacatttcctttttttttttttggtttacaaaaaatatttaataataaataaatttgtgcaTCTAAGCTCAAAATATAAAAGGCAGCACTAGTATTTTGTGCCATTGTATACACTacgtttatactgtacatatctatAATCTTTCTGAATAGCCACAAAACCAGCTCCAAACTCGAACCTAAGAAGCCTCCACAGATGGGATTTTTCGGGAGATCCTTTATTCCATCAAGCCTGCAAGAAAGGAAACCTAACAGTGGTTAAAAGGCTCATTAAAGCTGGAATAGACATTAATATTGCTGATGATGCAGGTGAGCTAGAGGCACAAAACAACATATCACAGAAGGGGTTGAAGAAGTACAGTACACCACCGCTCAAAAGTTTAgaatcacttgcaaatttagtaatttattttctacaacagTGCTTGGGGATCTCAAAACTAcgaaataacacatatagacTTAGGTAGGTatgtgacaacaacaacaacaatagtcagttgttattttgagACACGGAGGTCATCCTTTCCTGTAATaattcttgcaaaaacagtattgtcaagtgcatttgcaaaacccatcaagcaccataatgaaattGACTCTTAGgaagacctttccaggaaagcaagaccaaaacttacctctgctgcagaagagaagtttatttagagtcaccagccttaaaaatcaccaatttacagcacctcaggatagagccgttataaaggctttacagagcataagtagcagacacatctcaatatcacctGTTCAatattgcatatactgtattacagcAAGATgtatatagaaagaaataaaaatcaggaacaaccatggagttagaaagtgattccaaacttttgaacggtagtgtacataACAACtgcatataattataataacttaTGTTGTTCATTCTCCCTTGGCATTTAATCCTGATTTTCCAATTCAGATTAGGAGTATTGGGCTGTCGGAGAGGGGTTCTAAGGGCGTGTCTGACTTTTAAGACCTTTTGGCTTGTGATACCCTGAagtcatttgaaaaaaatagagcAGAGTTTAATATCCTCTCTGTAGATTTCTTTAAGTACCTGCAGGTCCGGCATTTCTTTGAGTCCCTATTAAGGCAGAACAAATTTCGCACTATTTTATCAGAAATGGAAGAAACCATCATTTCAACTAAAGCTCTTAAAGGGGCCACCTCTAGGTACAGTACTATGCTTTATTAGCGCACTCAGATTCCTCAGCCTATGACTCTCTAAAATCACTGTGGGAACAGGATCTGGGGGTATCATTTAATCCAGCAGTTTGGACCACAATTTGTGAGTGCATTTTCCCAAAATGCACTTCAATATCTTTACACGaacaaaattgaattttttttcatagaatTTACTTTACACCTGTCCGTCTTCATAAAATGTATCCGGGCTGTTTCAATCTTTGCTTTCAATGTAAAGCACATAGGGGTACATATTTTCATGTATTCTGGTCCTGTGACAATATCCAATTATTTTGGAAAGGGGTTCACTTTGTAACTCAAGAGATAActggaaaacattttattctgtCTCCTGCACTGTATTTGTTGAATCATATTCCTGAAGGCCCTTTTGACTTGCACTCCAAGCTCTTGTTTACAACCCTTtcttttttggcaaaaaaatacattttgctgaAGTGGTCCACTCCCCAGGTTCCAACCATTACTATGTGGCTGTCATCTTTCCTTCCCTTGGAAAAACTCATGATCTTAATCACAGGTAGGACAAATTTTGGAAACTCTGGAAACCTCTCCACTGTTTTTTGCAAAAActctaaatgtttattttaatagagGTTTCTATTTTCccatcatgttttgttttgcttaacTTCAGCAGGCAGAGATTTATATTTTCTTGTACATTgcatattgttatattttttcagcgctgtgggtgggtgggtggataTGTTTGTTCGTCTGTCTGTTTGATTGTGTCTGTATTATTTGGAAAatacttattaaaaaataaatgaataaataacttaTGTTGCCTTGTCAGGTTGGACTGCACTTCATGAGGCCAGTGTTGGAGGTTTTCCAGATGTGGTGGAGGAACTTTTGCGTGCAGGTGCAAATGTTAATAGCAGGGGGCTGGAAGGAATCACGCCTCTTCACAATGCGGTTATGTATGGTAAATACGAGGTAAAGAAAACTGCTTAAGGATTGTTCGTTGTGCTCCTTCTTTTAGAGAGACATGTGTTGAATTATCATTGAGATACAGTTGTGCGATTGTTAGTTAAAATTGACGTGCCTGAACTGCactaaatatttttgcaataattaatattttagaaGAATCTTTAGGTTGTCCTGTGACTACTTTGTTCTTGTTAACACGCATTTCTATTCATGCAAAACTTATTTGCCTTGGACCAGACATAAAGGTACAGTAACTGCCTTTACAAGCAGTAAAAGCTCAGTGTTCATTCATAGGTGGTGATGCTTCTTCTTCAATACGGCTCAAATCCTCATGATAAGAATTCATGCGGAGAGAGTGCACTAGACCTTGCAAAACACGAGATCATCAAAGAGCTACTCCTGACATTCAGAAAATCTCCCATTGTACATGGGCAACCAACTGATTCCTTTAAACAAGACTCTAAAATTTTGCACTGTGAACAAATACAGAAAGGTAATATAATTCTGCTGGAGATGTGTGTACCTGAGACGGGCAAAATATTTCAGTCATTAATGttttcaatcagttttacacaactacaattaaagctttttttccaGATCATCAGGTTTGCAGTCAACCACCTGCCTCCTTTAGGGGAAATGATAGGAGGAACATTGCAAGAAGACGTGCTGGTTCTGCACGCTGTTGtttagtatgtacagtaaattttTATAATCACAGCTACAACACTATAAATGCTCATAGTGATTGAGccttaaacatctttaaatcaTTTCTAGCTGGAGTGTTGTCAGTCCCGAACTATGAGGTTAGCCTCTAAAGACGTGGCGCCATCATCGAAGAAGACAGTCACGGGCCAGCTTTCTTGTGAAGAGAGACAACAAAATCAAACATCTTTGATGTCATTCAACTTTCACAGTAATGCTTTAATACAGGCACTCCGAACAGTATTGCAACAGAAAGATACTGTACTAAGGAGACAGAATTAATCTTTCATTGTCAGGTTAATGACCCGGATTAATCCACCAAGCAACTTTAACAAAAACAGGAACAGACAGCAACCCTCTTTATTCATTGAACACTAGGTCTTTATGAATTCATCGCATTTA encodes:
- the LOC128509868 gene encoding protein phosphatase 1 regulatory subunit 12A-like, coding for MLTDLSQKPLCLLPTHDNSQGTESAEQDGLQKAVDNEGSLSPATLSQCKKNRSKHKLGKHTNQAGVSDAATKPAPNSNLRSLHRWDFSGDPLFHQACKKGNLTVVKRLIKAGIDINIADDAGWTALHEASVGGFPDVVEELLRAGANVNSRGLEGITPLHNAVMYGKYEVVMLLLQYGSNPHDKNSCGESALDLAKHEIIKELLLTFRKSPIVHGQPTDSFKQDSKILHCEQIQKDHQVCSQPPASFRGNDRRNIARRRAGSARCCLLECCQSRTMRLASKDVAPSSKKTVTGQLSCEERQQNQTSLMSFNFHNKQVHVQPPDTFRRGDKRNTAGSRAGSAPNLLECGLSQITAAMPKEAKPKQTGPLRNEHFMSITSIRLISNEEFLPSYIMDRHWKSFMNRDNWGF